From a single Loxodonta africana isolate mLoxAfr1 chromosome 9, mLoxAfr1.hap2, whole genome shotgun sequence genomic region:
- the IER5L gene encoding immediate early response gene 5-like protein → MECALDAQSLISISLRKIHSSRTQRGGIKLHKNLLVSYVLRNARQLYLSERYAELYRRQQQQQQQQPPHHQHQHLAYAAPGMPASAADFGPLQLGGCGGGGDAEAREPAARHQLHQLHQLHQLHLQQQLHQHQHPAPRGCAAAAAGAPAGGAGALSELPGCAALQPPHGAPHRGPPMEPLQPSPAPLPLPPPAPAALCPRDPRASAACSSPSAPPGAAPPAAASPPSSPTPSSSPGFYRGAYPAPSDFGVHCSSQTTVLDLDTHVVTTVENGYLHQDCCASAHCPCCGQGAPGPGLAPAAGCKRKYYPGQEEEDDDEEDAGELGAEPPGGAPFAPCKRARFEDFCPDASPDASNISNLISIFGSGFSGLVSRQPDSSEQPPPLNGQLCAKQALASLGAWTRAIVAF, encoded by the coding sequence ATGGAGTGCGCGCTGGACGCCCAGAGCCTGATCAGCATCTCCCTGCGCAAGATCCACAGCTCCCGGACCCAGCGCGGCGGCATCAAGCTGCACAAGAACCTCCTGGTGTCCTACGTGCTCCGCAACGCGCGCCAGCTCTACCTGAGCGAGCGCTACGCCGAGCTCTACCGgcgccagcagcagcagcaacagcagcagccgccccaccaccagcaccagcacCTCGCATACGCGGCGCCAGGCATGCCAGCCAGCGCGGCCGACTTCGGCCCGCTCCAACTTGGCggctgcggcggcggcggagACGCGGAGGCGCGCGAGCCTGCCGCCCGGCACCAGCTGCACCAGCTCCACCAGCTCCACCAGCTGCACCTCCAGCAGCAGCTGCACCAACACCAGCACCCGGCGCCCAGGGGCtgtgcggcggcggcggccggggCGCCCGCGGGCGGCGCGGGGGCGCTCTCGGAGCTGCCCGGGTGCGCGGCGCTCCAGCCGCCGCACGGCGCTCCCCACCGCGGGCCGCCCATGGAGCCGCTGCAGCCGAGTCCTgcgccgctgccgctgccgccgccTGCGCCCGCCGCGCTCTGCCCGCGGGACCCTCGCGCCTCGGCCGCCTGCTCCTCTCCCTCTGCGCCCCCAGGGGCCGCCCCTCCGGCCGCCGCTTCCCCGCCCTCCTCCCCGACCCCGTCCTCATCCCCTGGCTTCTACCGGGGCGCGTACCCGGCCCCCTCGGACTTCGGCGTGCACTGCAGCAGCCAAACCACCGTGCTGGACCTGGACACTCACGTGGTGACCACGGTGGAGAACGGCTACTTGCACCAGGACTGCTGCGCCTCCGCCCACTGCCCCTGCTGTGGCCAGGGCGCCCCAGGACCCGGCCTGGCGCCCGCAGCCGGATGCAAGCGCAAGTATTACCCAGGCCAGGAGGAGGAGGACGACGACGAGGAGGACGCCGGCGAGCTGGGGGCCGAGCCCCCCGGGGGCGCCCCGTTCGCCCCCTGCAAGCGCGCCCGCTTCGAGGACTTCTGCCCGGACGCGTCCCCGGACGCGTCCAACATCTCAAACTTGATCTCCATCTTTGGCTCGGGCTTCTCGGGGCTGGTGAGCCGACAGCCGGACTCCTCGGAGCAGCCGCCGCCGCTCAACGGGCAGCTGTGCGCCAAGCAGGCGCTCGCCAGCCTCGGCGCCTGGACTCGAGCCATTGTCGCCTTCTAG